One Miscanthus floridulus cultivar M001 chromosome 11, ASM1932011v1, whole genome shotgun sequence DNA window includes the following coding sequences:
- the LOC136490995 gene encoding auxin-induced protein 15A-like — MMAMSYFRAPRRLYGRKQQQRESAALLVDDDQGEAAAAAGAVSKGYFAVYEGAESRRFVVPTSYLSQPAFRELMERAAEESGFDQAGGLRIPCREEDFQATTAALEQSRRRGGGRARGSAAGPTRWVRAS; from the coding sequence ATGATGGCCATGAGCTACTTCCGGGCGCCGAGGCGGCTCTACGGGAGGAAGCAGCAGCAGCGGGAGAGCGCAGCCCTGCTGGTGGACGATGACCAAGGcgaggcggcggcagcggcgggcgCGGTGTCCAAGGGCTACTTCGCCGTGTACGAGGGCGCGGAGTCCCGGCGGTTCGTGGTGCCCACGAGCTACCTCAGCCAGCCGGCGTTCCGGGAGCTCATGGAGCGCGCCGCGGAGGAGTCTGGATTCGACCAGGCCGGCGGGCTCCGCATTCCCTGCCGCGAGGAGGACTTCCaggccaccaccgccgccctggAGCAGTCGAGGCGTCGCGGCGGCGGCAGGGCGCGAGGGTCGGCGGCCGGACCAACGCGATGGGTGCGTGCCAGCTAG
- the LOC136494423 gene encoding WD40 repeat-containing protein HOS15-like: protein MQSSPPGVHVLKHFKGRTNEKSKDVTTLDWNGEGTLLATGSYDGQARIWSRDGDLKQTLFKHKGPIFSLKWNKKGDFLLSGSVDKTAIVWDTKTWECKQQFEFHSAPTLDVDWRNNNSFATCSTDNMIYVCKIGEQRPVKAFSGHQSEVNAIKWDPTGSFLASCSDDWTAKIWSMKQDKCVFDFKEHTKEIYTIRWSPTGPGTNNPNQQLLLASASFDSTIKLWEVEQGCLLYSLSGHRQPVYSVAFSPDGEYLASGSLDQCLHIWSVKEGRILKTYRGSGGIFEVCWNKEGSKIAACFSNNTVCVMDFRM from the exons ATGCAATCATCTCCTCCCGGTGTTCATGTTTTGAAACATTTTAAAGGTCGGACCAATGAAAAGAGCAAGGATGTCACCACACTTGACTGGAAT GGTGAAGGTACACTACTGGCTACAGGCTCCTACGATGGACAGGCAAGAATATGGAGTAGAGATG GAGACCTTAAGCAGACACTGTTCAAACACAAGGGGCCCATATTTTCATTGAAATGGAATAAGAAAGGAGATTTTCTCCTAAGTGGAAGTGTTGATAAAACTGCTATTGTTTGGGATACAAAGACATGGGAATGCAAGCAGCAGTTTGAATTTCATTCAG CTCCAACACTAGATGTTGATTGGAGAAATAATAACTCTTTTGCAACATGTTCAACCGATAACATGATCTATGTTTGCAAGATTGGGGAACAGCGTCCAGTTAAAGCATTCAGTGGTCATCAG AGTGAAGTTAATGCTATCAAGTGGGATCCGACTGGTTCTTTTTTGGCTTCATGTTCTGATGATTGGACAGCAAAG ATATGGAGTATGAAACAAGACAAATGTGTATTTGATTTCAAGGAGCATACCAAG GAAATATACACTATTCGGTGGAGCCCAACAGGCCCAGGAACAAACAATCCTAATCAGCAATTGCTGTTGGCTAG CGCATCTTTTGATTCAACTATCAAGCTTTGGGAAGTTGAGCAAGGATGCCTTCTGTACAGCTTGTCTGGTCATAG GCAACCAGTGTATTCTGTTGCATTTAGCCCTGATGGCGAATACTTAGCGAGTGGGTCCCTGGATCAGTGCCTACACATCTGGTCTGTGAAAGAAGGTAGGATCCTGAAGACCTACAGAGGTAGTGGGGGCATATTCGAAGTGTGCTGGAACAAAGAAGGCAGCAAGATTGCTGCCTGTTTCTCTAACAACACTGTCTGCGTGATGGATTTCCGGATGTAG